The following coding sequences lie in one Flagellimonas eckloniae genomic window:
- a CDS encoding ribonuclease activity regulator RraA codes for MKNYQESIIEKLTQVSTATIATCLFKKGLKNQFIQKVRPLKSRNKTMVGLAYTLRYIPAREDLNPIEVFRDPKHLQRVAVEECPENHVMVIDSRKNSRAASAGSILVTRLMKRGAAGIVTDGGFRDSAEIAELDFASYHVTPSAPTNLTLHQAISINEPIGCGDVAVFPGDYIVGDNDGVMVIPRNIAEVVADECLQMTLYEEFVMEKVENGTSIIGLYPLTNDTFKTEFEAWKVSKKN; via the coding sequence ATGAAAAATTACCAAGAATCCATTATTGAAAAATTAACCCAGGTAAGCACAGCTACCATCGCAACATGTCTATTTAAAAAAGGGTTGAAAAATCAGTTTATACAAAAAGTCCGTCCATTAAAATCCCGAAACAAAACCATGGTAGGACTCGCCTATACCTTGCGTTATATTCCGGCCCGTGAGGATTTGAATCCGATTGAAGTTTTTAGGGATCCCAAACACCTGCAAAGAGTTGCCGTGGAGGAATGTCCGGAAAACCATGTAATGGTCATTGATAGTAGGAAGAATTCGAGAGCGGCATCCGCAGGTTCCATTTTAGTGACCCGACTTATGAAAAGGGGGGCGGCAGGTATTGTAACCGATGGTGGTTTTAGGGATTCAGCAGAAATTGCAGAACTCGATTTTGCATCCTATCATGTTACACCATCTGCTCCTACCAATTTAACACTTCACCAAGCCATTTCTATTAATGAACCCATTGGTTGTGGTGATGTTGCCGTTTTTCCTGGAGATTATATTGTAGGAGACAATGATGGGGTAATGGTAATTCCTCGAAACATTGCAGAAGTTGTTGCCGATGAATGCCTTCAAATGACATTGTACGAGGAATTTGTGATGGAAAAAGTTGAAAATGGAACCTCAATTATTGGATTATATCCGTTAACCAACGATACATTCAAAACTGAGTTTGAAGCCTGGAAAGTTTCAAAGAAAAACTGA